The genomic DNA TGTCGCGCTCGGTCAGCCCCAGCGCCTCGATGATCGACTCGGCCGACGCGAGGAGGTTGCGGTGCGGGAGCGCGGCGCCCTTCGGCTCGCCCGTGGATCCCGACGTGTAGATCAGGATCGCCGTATCGTTGGGGGATGCGGCCGCGACGCGGCGGTCGACCTCCGCGCCGGCGCCGGCCGTCAGCGCGTCGTCGCCCATCCCCAGCCACGCGTCCCAGCTCACCACGTCGTCGCCGAAGACATCGATGGCGACGATGGTGCGCAGGCGCGGGAGCTCGTCGCGGACGGCGAGGACCTTCGCCAGCTGCTCCGCGTCGTCCACCACCAGGACCCGGGCGCCGCAGTCGGCCGCGATCTGCCGCACCTGCGCGGGCGCGCTGGTGGGATAGACGCCCGCGCACACGCCGCCGGCCATCAGCACGCCCAGGTCGGCGATGGGCCAGACGGTGCTCGTTCCCGCCAGCACGGCGACGGACTCGCCCGGCCGCACCCCGTCCGCCACCAGCGCGGCGGCGAAGCGGCGCGACTCGGCGGCCCACTCGCCCCAGGTCAGCGCCTCGTCGCGCGGCGCGCCGCCGGCGGCCAGCGTGCGCCAGGCGATGCGGCCGGGGTGGCGCGCGGCGCGGGCCAGGAAGGCACGGGCGGCGGTCGTCATCGCGCGCTCCGCGGGTTCCAGCGCAGGGCGACGCATCCCATCGACAGCCCCGCGCCCGAGCCGGTAAGCAGCACCAGGTCGCCCGCGTGGAGACGGCCCGCCTTCACGGCGTCGTCCAGCGCCATCGGCAGGCAGGCGGAGCCGGTGTATCCCCACTTCTCCATCACCGTGTGCGCCTTCGACATAGGCACGCCGAGGCGATCCATCACCATCTCGATGGTCGATCGATTCACCTGCGTCCACAGCCACAGATCGACGTCGTCGACCGTCGTGCCGATGCGGGAGAGGACGGAGCGGGCGATGCGCGGCCACCCCTCCTCGTTGACCTCCTTGGGATACTTCTGGACGAAGCGGAGGCGGTTGCGCACGCCCGCGTTCAGCACGTCCACGGTGATGGGCTCCGCCGTCCCCCCCGCGAACACGCCCATCCCCAGCGCCAGCGACCCGTCCGCGTACAGCTCGCTGGCGAGGATGCCGGGCTCGTCGGCGAGCTCCACCACCACCGCGCCCGCGCCGTCGGCGAAGATCGTCACCGTCTTCTTGTCCGCGGGGTCGAGGAACTTCGACATCGCGTAGACGGCGACGACGAGGACGCGCTCGTAGCGCTCGTCCGCGCGCACGTACTTCCACGCCGCGTCGAGCGCGGTGGCGAAGCCGGCGCAGGCGCTGTTCACGTCGAACGTCCCCGCCGTGTTCCGCATCCCCAGCCGCCCGTGCAGGACCGACGAGGTGGCGGGGGAGACGTACTCGGGCGTGTCGGTGGAAACGATGAGCAGGTCGACGTCTTCCGCGGACAGCCCGGCGTCCGCGAGGGCGGCGCGGGCGGCCTGCTCGGCCA from Longimicrobium sp. includes the following:
- a CDS encoding ketoacyl-ACP synthase III; its protein translation is MRHATISGTGSFVPARVVANAELSAALGEDIDAFVSNTLGIRERHWCAPGESTADLAEQAARAALADAGLSAEDVDLLIVSTDTPEYVSPATSSVLHGRLGMRNTAGTFDVNSACAGFATALDAAWKYVRADERYERVLVVAVYAMSKFLDPADKKTVTIFADGAGAVVVELADEPGILASELYADGSLALGMGVFAGGTAEPITVDVLNAGVRNRLRFVQKYPKEVNEEGWPRIARSVLSRIGTTVDDVDLWLWTQVNRSTIEMVMDRLGVPMSKAHTVMEKWGYTGSACLPMALDDAVKAGRLHAGDLVLLTGSGAGLSMGCVALRWNPRSAR